From Methanobrevibacter sp., a single genomic window includes:
- a CDS encoding 50S ribosomal protein L5, with protein MNPMNEVQIEKVTVNIGVGEAGEKLSRAITLLEEMFDQTPVKTYSKVTNPEWGIRKRQPIACKVTLRGDKADKAVDMVLEGIMRNLRPTQFDDQGNLSFGIREHIDIPGMKYNPDIGIFGMNLSITFEKPGYRIAKRKIQQKKIPQKHRISKEETMKFMEDNFNVNYVTE; from the coding sequence ATGAATCCTATGAACGAAGTTCAAATTGAAAAAGTTACCGTTAACATTGGTGTAGGTGAAGCAGGTGAAAAATTATCCCGTGCTATTACACTTTTAGAAGAAATGTTTGATCAAACTCCTGTTAAAACTTATTCAAAAGTAACCAACCCTGAATGGGGTATCAGAAAACGTCAACCTATTGCATGTAAAGTTACTTTACGTGGAGACAAAGCTGATAAAGCAGTGGATATGGTTTTAGAAGGAATTATGAGAAACCTTAGACCTACCCAATTCGATGACCAAGGAAATCTTTCATTCGGTATTAGAGAACATATCGATATTCCAGGTATGAAATATAATCCTGATATCGGTATTTTTGGTATGAACCTTTCAATAACCTTTGAAAAACCAGGTTATAGAATAGCTAAAAGAAAAATCCAACAAAAGAAAATACCACAAAAACATAGAATTTCAAAAGAAGAAACCATGAAATTCATGGAAGATAATTTTAATGTAAATTACGTAACTGAATAG
- a CDS encoding DUF106 domain-containing protein, producing MFDIIFGALNAVFDPLIQMDPTPQNPVLTVLIVAFIISLISTVANKLLVDQDEMNEMQKRSKEFQKKFRDAQKRGDGKELAKLQAEQAEMMKNQTKMMSNSFKPMIVTMVPILLIFWWMRASVISGLVVQMPPSVYYITLTPIWHFIGPLFYGGHPSSSYVIGWLLWYMICTFGMSQILRKYLGFKQGF from the coding sequence ATGTTTGACATTATATTTGGAGCACTAAATGCTGTGTTTGATCCTTTAATACAAATGGATCCAACACCACAAAATCCTGTATTGACTGTATTGATAGTTGCATTTATTATTTCTTTAATAAGTACAGTTGCAAATAAATTATTGGTCGATCAGGATGAAATGAATGAAATGCAAAAAAGATCAAAAGAATTCCAGAAAAAATTCAGGGACGCTCAGAAAAGAGGGGACGGTAAGGAGTTAGCTAAACTTCAGGCTGAACAAGCTGAAATGATGAAGAACCAGACCAAAATGATGAGTAATTCCTTCAAACCTATGATTGTTACTATGGTTCCAATTCTTTTGATATTTTGGTGGATGAGAGCATCAGTTATTAGTGGCCTTGTCGTTCAAATGCCTCCATCAGTTTATTATATAACTTTAACTCCAATCTGGCACTTTATAGGACCATTATTCTATGGAGGACATCCTTCAAGCAGTTATGTAATTGGTTGGTTATTATGGTATATGATTTGTACATTCGGTATGAGTCAAATTTTAAGAAAATACTTAGGATTTAAACAAGGATTCTAG
- the secY gene encoding preprotein translocase subunit SecY, which yields MSSLEKLEPLFRFIPEVKSPVHREDFREKLKWTALILVLYYILTQIPLFGLSPNAVDQFAQLRAVMAGSFGSILTLGIGPIVTASIVLQLLVGSKLLNLDLSSHKDKSLFQATQKVLSIVFTIFEAGVLVLTGSLIPIDNSYIGVLFLQLVIGAILVIYLDEVVSKWGFGSGIGLFIAAGVCEAIMVGSFNFLPASDGALPGIIPSFIQSFWTGVDVSILIPLIATICVFLVVVYGESMRVEIPISHGQVRGHGRVRGSVGKYPLKFVYASNMPVILTSALLVNVSLLASVFQKIGVPILGEIQNGQAVSGIALFLSTPSDISLLVTNPLRVLVYAIFFLLCCMLFSYLWVEISGLNAKKISKQLYDSGIQIPGFRSSKRQLYKILKKYIPALTLVSGIYVGIIAFAADLTGALGGGTGVLLTVGIIHKLYEEMAEEQLMSANPLLRKFLGGD from the coding sequence ATGTCATCATTGGAAAAGTTGGAGCCTTTATTTAGGTTTATTCCTGAAGTTAAGTCTCCAGTTCATAGAGAAGATTTTAGAGAAAAACTAAAATGGACAGCTTTGATTTTGGTTTTGTATTATATTTTAACACAAATTCCATTATTTGGGTTAAGTCCGAATGCTGTTGACCAGTTTGCACAATTAAGAGCTGTAATGGCTGGAAGTTTTGGTTCTATCCTTACTTTAGGAATTGGTCCAATTGTAACTGCTTCTATTGTTTTACAATTATTAGTAGGTTCAAAGCTTTTAAATTTAGATTTGTCTTCTCATAAGGATAAATCTCTTTTCCAAGCTACACAAAAAGTTTTATCTATTGTATTTACAATATTTGAGGCTGGTGTTTTAGTATTAACTGGTAGTTTAATTCCAATTGATAATTCTTATATTGGTGTACTTTTCCTTCAACTTGTTATTGGAGCAATTTTAGTAATTTATCTTGATGAAGTTGTTTCAAAATGGGGATTCGGTAGTGGTATTGGTTTATTCATTGCTGCAGGTGTATGTGAAGCTATTATGGTAGGTTCATTCAATTTCTTACCAGCATCTGATGGTGCATTGCCAGGTATCATTCCTTCATTTATCCAATCCTTCTGGACTGGTGTTGATGTATCTATCTTGATTCCATTAATCGCAACCATTTGTGTATTCCTTGTTGTTGTTTATGGTGAATCTATGAGAGTTGAAATACCAATTTCTCATGGTCAAGTTAGAGGACATGGAAGAGTTAGGGGATCTGTGGGTAAATACCCATTAAAATTTGTTTATGCAAGTAACATGCCTGTTATTCTTACCAGTGCATTGCTTGTAAACGTTTCACTTCTTGCAAGTGTTTTCCAAAAAATTGGTGTTCCAATTTTAGGAGAAATTCAAAACGGTCAAGCTGTAAGTGGTATTGCATTGTTCCTTTCAACTCCATCTGATATTAGTTTACTTGTAACTAATCCGTTAAGGGTTCTAGTGTATGCAATTTTCTTCTTGTTATGCTGTATGTTATTCTCATATTTATGGGTGGAAATCAGTGGATTGAATGCGAAGAAAATTTCAAAACAATTATATGATTCCGGTATACAAATTCCAGGATTCAGAAGTAGTAAACGCCAATTATATAAAATATTAAAAAAATATATTCCTGCACTCACTCTTGTAAGTGGTATTTATGTAGGTATAATTGCATTTGCTGCTGACCTTACTGGTGCTTTAGGTGGAGGTACTGGTGTTTTACTTACAGTAGGTATTATTCATAAACTTTATGAAGAAATGGCTGAAGAACAACTTATGTCAGCTAATCCATTACTTAGAAAATTCTTAGGTGGAGATTAA
- a CDS encoding 50S ribosomal protein L19e yields MNLTTQKRLAASILKVGLNRVWIDPERIDEVSRAITREGVKQLIDNGAIKAKPKKGISSYRSKKIAEQKAKGKRKGHGSRKGAKKARTPKKQAWMTTIRALRKDLKEMRANEEIDATTYRKLYKMAKGGAFRSKSYMKNYARDHDLIK; encoded by the coding sequence ATGAATCTTACAACTCAAAAAAGATTAGCTGCAAGTATTCTTAAAGTAGGTCTTAACCGTGTATGGATTGACCCTGAAAGAATAGATGAAGTTTCTAGAGCAATTACTAGAGAAGGGGTAAAACAGCTAATCGATAATGGTGCTATTAAAGCAAAACCTAAAAAAGGAATTAGTAGCTATCGTTCTAAAAAGATAGCTGAACAAAAAGCAAAAGGAAAAAGAAAAGGGCATGGTAGTAGAAAAGGAGCTAAAAAAGCACGTACTCCTAAAAAACAAGCATGGATGACTACAATCAGAGCTTTAAGAAAAGATCTTAAAGAAATGCGTGCTAATGAAGAAATTGATGCTACTACATACCGTAAATTATATAAAATGGCTAAAGGTGGAGCTTTCAGAAGTAAATCTTACATGAAAAACTACGCTCGTGACCATGATTTAATTAAATAG
- a CDS encoding 50S ribosomal protein L18: protein MANGSNYKIPFRRRREGKTDYAARMKLVDYDKSRLVVRLSNANATVQIIDYAPEGDITLASAVSKELPKYGYLGGANNISGVYLTAYLAAKRALAKDIDTAILDIGLKSPIKGSKVFAALKGAVDAGLEVPHGDFIFPEDERIRGEHVAAYAESLDEDELNKKFSKYLERGLNPVDLPENFEEAKKNIDEAEV from the coding sequence GTGGCTAACGGATCAAATTACAAAATACCATTCAGAAGGAGAAGAGAAGGAAAAACTGATTATGCAGCTAGAATGAAATTAGTCGACTACGATAAATCTCGTTTAGTTGTAAGACTTTCCAACGCTAATGCAACTGTTCAAATTATTGACTACGCTCCTGAAGGAGATATTACTTTAGCATCTGCTGTAAGTAAAGAATTACCTAAATATGGTTACTTAGGTGGAGCAAACAACATTTCTGGTGTTTATTTAACAGCTTACCTTGCAGCAAAAAGAGCATTAGCTAAAGACATTGACACTGCAATCTTAGACATTGGTTTAAAATCCCCTATTAAAGGATCAAAAGTATTCGCAGCTCTCAAAGGTGCTGTTGATGCAGGCTTAGAAGTTCCTCACGGTGATTTCATTTTCCCTGAAGACGAACGTATTAGAGGAGAACATGTAGCTGCATATGCAGAATCTTTAGATGAAGATGAATTAAACAAAAAATTCTCTAAATATCTTGAAAGAGGTCTTAATCCTGTAGATTTACCTGAGAATTTTGAAGAAGCTAAAAAGAACATTGATGAGGCAGAGGTATAA
- the rpsE gene encoding 30S ribosomal protein S5 yields MSFNMDEWEPKTKLGKLVKDGTITDIDEIFEKGLPIMELEIVDALVPDLEEEVMDVNLVQRMHKSGRKVNFRVIVAVGNKDGYVGLGQGKAKEVGPAIRKAVDNAKYNLIKVRRGCGDWGCVCGREHTVPFKVNGKTSSVNVTLIPAPAGVGLVVGDVGKTILRLAGIQDVWSQTFGQTQTTVNFANAVFEALKELSAIKASESDLKKMGVNY; encoded by the coding sequence ATGAGCTTTAATATGGATGAATGGGAACCTAAAACTAAATTAGGTAAATTAGTTAAAGATGGAACTATCACTGATATCGATGAAATCTTTGAAAAAGGTCTTCCAATTATGGAATTAGAAATAGTTGATGCCTTAGTTCCTGATTTAGAAGAAGAAGTTATGGATGTTAACTTAGTTCAAAGAATGCACAAATCTGGTAGAAAAGTTAACTTTAGAGTAATCGTTGCAGTAGGTAATAAGGATGGATATGTTGGATTAGGCCAAGGTAAAGCTAAAGAGGTAGGTCCAGCAATCAGAAAAGCTGTTGACAATGCTAAATACAACCTTATCAAAGTAAGAAGAGGTTGTGGAGACTGGGGTTGTGTATGTGGAAGAGAACACACCGTGCCTTTCAAAGTAAATGGTAAAACCAGTAGTGTAAATGTAACTTTAATTCCTGCACCAGCAGGTGTTGGTTTAGTAGTTGGAGATGTAGGTAAAACTATTTTAAGACTTGCAGGTATCCAAGATGTATGGTCTCAAACCTTTGGTCAAACTCAAACTACTGTAAACTTTGCTAATGCTGTTTTCGAAGCATTAAAAGAATTAAGTGCAATTAAAGCTAGTGAAAGTGATCTCAAGAAAATGGGAGTTAACTACTAA
- a CDS encoding 50S ribosomal protein L34e — protein MPAMRYRSRSYKRVHKNTPGGRNVLRYKKKKPSKHVCAECGQVLHGVPRGRPYEIRKLSKTQKRPNRPYGGYLCSKCARKVFKNEARQL, from the coding sequence ATGCCTGCAATGAGATATAGATCAAGATCATACAAAAGAGTTCACAAAAACACTCCTGGTGGAAGGAATGTTTTAAGATACAAAAAGAAAAAACCATCTAAGCATGTATGTGCTGAATGTGGTCAAGTTTTACATGGAGTTCCTCGTGGACGTCCTTATGAAATCAGAAAATTGTCAAAAACCCAAAAAAGACCTAACCGTCCTTATGGTGGATACTTATGTTCCAAATGCGCACGTAAAGTATTCAAAAACGAGGCTAGACAATTATGA
- a CDS encoding 50S ribosomal protein L32e has translation MANKRFKRQEYARYKKLGIKWRRPRGKTSKMRRYEAGKPAMPAIGYRTPKSTRYLHPSGYKDVLVNNMKELEAIDPATEAARINASIGKRKKELMLEKAAELGIKVLNK, from the coding sequence ATGGCTAATAAAAGATTTAAAAGACAAGAATATGCTCGTTATAAAAAACTTGGAATCAAATGGAGAAGACCTAGAGGAAAAACCAGTAAAATGAGAAGATACGAAGCAGGAAAACCAGCAATGCCTGCAATTGGTTACAGGACTCCTAAATCAACTAGGTATTTACACCCTTCCGGATATAAAGATGTTCTTGTTAATAACATGAAGGAATTAGAAGCAATCGATCCAGCAACCGAAGCTGCAAGAATTAATGCTTCTATTGGTAAAAGGAAAAAAGAGTTAATGCTTGAAAAAGCAGCTGAACTCGGAATTAAAGTTTTAAATAAATAA
- a CDS encoding 30S ribosomal protein S8, with product MSLMDPLADALTNIRNNELQVNDSCVISPASKLIGEVLSVMQKENYIGNFEYVDDNRAGKFNVELDGNINKCGVIKPRHAVKKDEFEKFEKRYLPAKNFGILILTTPQGIMTHNEAKERGIGGRLLAYMY from the coding sequence ATGAGTCTTATGGATCCTCTTGCTGATGCTTTAACTAACATTAGAAATAACGAATTACAAGTAAACGATTCTTGTGTTATTTCTCCAGCTTCAAAATTAATTGGAGAAGTTTTAAGCGTTATGCAAAAAGAAAATTATATTGGTAATTTTGAATATGTAGATGACAACAGAGCAGGTAAATTCAATGTTGAATTGGATGGTAACATAAACAAATGTGGTGTTATCAAACCTCGTCACGCTGTTAAGAAAGATGAATTTGAGAAATTTGAAAAAAGATATTTGCCAGCAAAGAACTTTGGTATTTTAATCCTTACCACTCCTCAAGGTATTATGACTCACAATGAGGCAAAAGAAAGAGGTATTGGTGGACGTTTGTTGGCTTACATGTACTAG
- a CDS encoding 50S ribosomal protein L30 — protein MFLVIRVRGTTGVIQKIADTLDMLRLNRINHAVLVEENPSYKGMLQKGKDYITWGEITPEFLAKMIAKRGKIVGGKAVTDEYVAENSDYANIEELANAVINSEVKLADLDIKPVFRLHPPRKGYEDIRLSINEGGSLGYRGEEIEDLAAKML, from the coding sequence ATGTTTTTAGTTATTAGAGTTAGAGGAACAACTGGCGTTATTCAAAAAATCGCTGATACTTTAGACATGTTAAGACTTAATAGAATTAACCATGCAGTTTTAGTTGAAGAAAATCCTAGTTACAAAGGTATGCTTCAAAAAGGTAAGGATTACATTACCTGGGGTGAAATTACTCCTGAATTTTTAGCAAAAATGATTGCTAAAAGAGGTAAAATTGTTGGTGGAAAAGCAGTTACTGATGAATATGTAGCTGAAAACTCTGACTACGCTAACATTGAAGAATTAGCTAATGCTGTTATCAATTCCGAAGTAAAATTAGCTGATTTAGATATCAAACCTGTATTCCGTTTACACCCTCCTAGAAAAGGATATGAAGACATCCGTCTTTCAATTAATGAAGGAGGATCTTTAGGTTACAGAGGAGAAGAAATTGAAGACCTTGCAGCTAAAATGCTTTAA
- a CDS encoding 50S ribosomal protein L6: MVVAAAIREEIEIPEGVEVIINKNEVSVKGPNGEDSRVFTYPNVSIKEEDDVIVLETSFPKKKDKAMIGTTKAHISNMIIGVTDGFKYTMKIVFAHFPMTVKVNKDIVVIDNFLGERHPRNAKIVGDSKVSVKGDEVTITGINKEHVGQTMANLEQATKIKGRDPRVFQDGIYLISKE; the protein is encoded by the coding sequence ATGGTAGTAGCTGCAGCTATAAGGGAAGAAATTGAAATCCCTGAAGGCGTTGAAGTTATAATTAATAAAAATGAGGTTTCTGTTAAAGGGCCTAATGGAGAAGACTCCAGAGTATTTACTTACCCTAACGTAAGTATCAAAGAAGAAGATGATGTTATTGTTTTAGAAACTTCATTCCCAAAAAAGAAAGATAAAGCAATGATCGGAACCACAAAAGCACACATTTCAAACATGATTATTGGTGTGACTGACGGTTTCAAATACACAATGAAAATTGTATTTGCTCACTTTCCAATGACTGTAAAAGTTAATAAAGACATCGTTGTAATTGACAATTTCCTCGGGGAAAGACACCCAAGAAACGCAAAAATCGTAGGAGATTCAAAAGTTTCTGTTAAAGGTGATGAGGTCACAATTACAGGTATTAACAAAGAACATGTTGGTCAAACCATGGCTAACCTAGAACAAGCAACTAAAATTAAAGGAAGAGATCCTAGAGTATTCCAAGACGGAATATATTTAATTAGCAAAGAATAG
- a CDS encoding uL15m family ribosomal protein, with protein sequence MIRTKRKINKQRGSRSNGGGCTKKRRGAGNKGGKGNAGASKQHWTWTVIHDPNHYGKHGFKRPSKMIKKVNPVNLVYLEEKADELIKSGKASVDGDAIVIDVTDLGFDKVLGKGNITKVFKISAPKFSASAVEKIEELGGEAIEL encoded by the coding sequence ATGATTAGAACAAAACGTAAAATTAACAAACAAAGAGGTTCTAGATCCAACGGTGGAGGTTGTACCAAAAAACGTAGAGGTGCAGGTAACAAAGGTGGAAAAGGTAATGCTGGAGCTTCAAAACAACATTGGACTTGGACTGTAATTCACGATCCTAACCATTACGGTAAACACGGATTCAAAAGACCAAGTAAAATGATTAAAAAAGTAAATCCTGTTAACTTAGTTTATTTAGAAGAAAAAGCTGACGAATTAATCAAATCTGGAAAAGCTTCTGTTGATGGAGATGCAATTGTTATTGACGTAACCGATTTAGGTTTTGATAAAGTTTTAGGAAAAGGAAACATTACTAAAGTATTCAAAATTTCAGCACCTAAATTCTCAGCATCTGCTGTAGAAAAAATCGAAGAGTTAGGTGGAGAAGCTATAGAATTATAG
- a CDS encoding 30S ribosomal protein S14, with product MPRKYGKAAKKCTRCGDHSAMISRYGLNLCRQCFREIAPKIGFKKYN from the coding sequence TTGCCAAGAAAATATGGAAAAGCTGCAAAAAAATGTACTAGATGTGGAGATCATTCTGCTATGATTAGTAGATATGGGCTCAATTTATGCAGACAATGTTTTAGGGAAATTGCTCCTAAAATAGGTTTTAAAAAATATAATTAA
- a CDS encoding 30S ribosomal protein S4e, with translation MANMGSRKHLKRYKAPKTWPIHPKEDTWTVKPSAGSHAIDDALPLTLVIRDILGLADNSREAKRIINSGNVLVDGRVVKDYKFPVGFMDIIEIPKTEESYRILLDTKGRLQLKPIDDNDSKLCKIVNKTTIKGGKIQLNLHDGKNIIVDETDLNVGDIVVISVPEQDIKESLKLEVGATVLVTGGKHTGELGKVTEIIINESSNPNTIVIENNAKDNFLTLKDYAFVIGTDAPIIDLLEVNQ, from the coding sequence ATGGCTAATATGGGTTCAAGAAAACATCTCAAAAGATATAAAGCACCAAAAACCTGGCCTATTCATCCTAAAGAAGATACCTGGACTGTAAAACCTTCAGCAGGTTCACATGCTATTGATGATGCATTACCATTAACTTTAGTTATTAGAGACATTCTCGGATTAGCTGACAATTCCAGAGAAGCAAAAAGAATCATCAACTCAGGTAATGTTCTTGTAGATGGTAGAGTAGTTAAAGATTATAAATTCCCAGTTGGATTTATGGATATTATTGAAATTCCAAAAACTGAAGAATCTTATAGAATACTTTTAGATACTAAAGGTAGATTACAATTAAAACCAATAGACGATAATGATTCTAAATTATGTAAAATCGTCAACAAAACCACTATCAAAGGCGGAAAAATCCAATTAAACCTTCACGATGGTAAAAACATAATTGTTGATGAAACCGACTTAAATGTTGGAGATATTGTTGTTATCTCTGTTCCTGAACAAGATATCAAAGAATCACTTAAATTAGAAGTTGGAGCTACTGTACTTGTTACTGGTGGTAAACACACCGGTGAATTAGGTAAAGTAACTGAAATCATCATTAACGAATCTTCTAATCCAAATACTATCGTTATTGAAAACAATGCAAAAGACAATTTCTTAACTTTAAAAGATTATGCTTTTGTTATTGGAACTGATGCACCAATAATTGACTTATTGGAGGTTAATCAATGA
- a CDS encoding adenylate kinase — MKLVVLTGIPGSGSTTLLNKALEEVEYLHLNYGDIMTEIAIEEKLVENRDELRKLPSETQKIIQQKAAKRIKERSESENVIVDTHCTISTPDGFLPGLPIWVLEKLKPSNFILVEANPDEIIYRRLSDETRSRDVEKAKNIKLHQEMNRAAAMAYATLTGATVKIIENHDNHLPGTVARLVDVLK; from the coding sequence ATGAAATTAGTAGTATTAACTGGTATTCCAGGATCTGGAAGTACAACATTACTTAACAAAGCACTTGAGGAAGTTGAATATCTTCACTTAAATTATGGAGATATCATGACTGAAATTGCTATTGAAGAAAAACTTGTTGAAAATAGGGATGAATTACGTAAATTACCATCTGAAACTCAAAAAATCATTCAACAAAAAGCTGCTAAAAGAATTAAAGAAAGATCAGAATCAGAGAATGTTATTGTAGATACTCATTGTACTATAAGCACTCCTGATGGATTTTTACCAGGTCTTCCGATTTGGGTTCTTGAAAAATTAAAACCAAGCAATTTTATTTTAGTTGAAGCAAATCCTGATGAAATTATCTACAGAAGATTATCTGATGAAACACGTTCAAGAGATGTTGAAAAAGCTAAAAATATCAAACTTCATCAAGAAATGAATCGTGCTGCAGCTATGGCTTATGCTACTTTAACTGGAGCTACAGTTAAGATTATTGAAAACCATGATAATCATTTGCCGGGAACTGTTGCAAGGCTGGTTGATGTTTTAAAATAA